AAAAATACGAAATGACTAAAACAGCAATAGTAACCGGAAGTAGTAAAGGCATAGGCTTTAAAGTGACAGAATTATTCCTGAAAGAAGGATATAAAGTTGCGGGCTGGAGCAGAAGTAAAACAAAAATTGACCATAAAAACTTCATCCACATTGACACGGATATGGGTGATGAAAAATCTGTATTAAAAGCTCTTGAAAGCAGTAAAGCATTTTTAGGTGATGCCTTAAGTGTATTAATAAATAATGCAGGCTTAGGCTATTTCTCCAAAACAGAAGAGATGTCTTCTCAGCAATGGCTTGAAATGTTTAACACTAATGTCCATGGAATATTTTATGCCACCAAAGCGGCAATTCCTTACATGCGCAAAGCCGGAGGCGGACACATTTTCAATATTGCATCTATAGCCGGACTCACAGGAGTTCAGGAAGGTGCCGGATATTCGGCAACAAAATTTGCGGTCAGAGGTTTTTCAGAATCTTTATTCAAGGAAGTCAGAAAAGACAACATCAAAGTAAGCTGTATTTATCCCGGCTCTGTAAATACTGAATTTTTCAGGCATGTAGATTCTGTAAAAGCAAATGACACCATGCTTTGGCCAGAAGATGTAGCCGATATGATTCTATATTTTATCAACACTCCGGGAAATTTTTTACCGGTTAATATCGAAATTCGCCCAATGGCTGCCAAATACAATTAAATCATTTATATTTGCATGAATTTTAAATAAAAAACTAAGTATTTAATTGCCGATTTAGATACTCATGTTTATCTAAAGTACACAATACAAATAGAACGAATAATGAAAAAAGTCAGACTAAGAGAAGCTATTAGAGAAGCAATGGAAGAAGAAATGCGCAGAGATGAGTTAGTATTTCTAATGGGTGAAGAAGTTGCTGAGTATAATGGTGCATACAAAGTCAGCGAAGGTATGCTGGACGAATTTGGAGCTAAAAGAATTATTGACACCCCAATTTCAGAATTAGGTTTTGCCGGTTTAGGAGTTGGTGCTGCAATGAACGGATTGCGACCGATAGTTGAATTTATGACATTTAACTTTGCTGTTTTAGCTTTTGATCAAATTGTAAACTCAGCTGCTAAAATGTTGGCTATGACGGGTGGTGAATTTAAGTGTCCCATAGTTTTCAGAGGCCCCAGTGGTTCTGCCGGTCAGTTGGGCGCGCAACACTCCCAAAGTTTTGAAAGCTGGATGGCTAATACGCCCGGCCTTAAAGTAATTTCTATTTCTAATCCTTATGATGCCAAAGGGCTTCTAAAATCTGCTATCAGAGATGAAGACCCGGTGATTTTTATGGAATCTGAGGTAATGTATTCTGATACCGGCGAAATTCCTGAAGAGGAATATCTGATCCCAATTGGCAAAGCAGATATTAAGCAAGAGGGTTCTGATGTAACTATTGTTTCTTTTAACAAAATGGTTAAAGTAGCACTTGATGCAGCAAAAGAACTGAAAAAAGACGGCATAAGTGCTGAAGTTATAGACTTAAGAACAATACGTCCTCTCGATTATGAAACGATTCTCAAATCTGTAAAAAAGACAAACAGAATCATAGTAGTTGAAGAAGCCTGGCCTTTTGGAGCTGTTTCTACTGAAATTGCATACAGCGTTCAGCGACTGGCATTTGATTATATGGATGCACCTTTAATCAGAGTTAATACTGCAGACACACCATTGCATTATGCCCCGACTCATGTGAAAGCATTTTTACCTGATGTTGAAAAAGTTGTGAAAGCGGTTAAAGAAGTAATGTATATCAAAAAGTAAAACGCTTTAGGGTATAAATACAGATTTGACTGATTGCATTCCACTTTTCGTTTGAAAATGTAGATAATAAACTCCTGAAGTCTGTAGTGAGTTGAGATCAATTTTATAATCTGAGCGATTTAAGACTTGGTAGTCTTTTACTTTTCTGCCACTAACATCATAGATATTTAATTTAATTTTTTCATTAGTATTCTTTAATGAAATGTGTGCAATATTTTCATGCACATAAAAATGATCTATGAAATCATTGGGGCTGTTAACATTATTAACATTGATTTCCTTATATCGAACTAAAGTAACTTGTTCATTCCCACCGGCTTGAGCTGATTGAGTTAAAACTTCAAAAACCGGTAAATTATAGCTTTCTGCATACCATCGATAAGAAGTTTCCAGTCTGGCAGGCGGACTAAAAGGAAATCCTATCACATAATTAAAAATACTGTCTTTTACTAAAACTGTTGTTGTTACTTTTAAAACCTCAACACTGACGTTATTCGGTAAAATAAGCTGCCCATAGGCATCAACTTCAGATGAACTTTCTCTTTGCTGCTGCCAATAAGCTAAAGATGGAATATCAACGTCGGCAGTGCTCTCACTTGACCATTGATTAGAAAAAGTTAAGGGAAATTCAAGTATAACCTCAGGATTATCATATCTGGCTGTTATAGGAATTGAGTTTATCAAAAAAGCAAAACCCATATCTAAAAATGCATCATTAGAAGTATGATAAAAAATATAGGAATCATCAATATCAAAGCCGGGTCCCGGGAAATCAAATGCCGGATTTTCTCTGGCGATATTTGAAATAGGTGGAGAAATAGGATTTGTAAATGCCGGATAGAACTGAAAAGGGACAGAAAACGAGCTCAGGTAAACCTCAGAAACATCATCTACTGCAACAACTGTTGAGAAATCCCACACTATATTTTGTCCGGCAGCCTTATAGTCAATTGCAAACACCTGACCGGCTTCTTTAAAATCAAAAACCTCAGATGCTGACGGAGCTGCAAAAGGAATAACTATTTGTGCCTGTATTCTCTCAATCGAAAAAAATATAAATATTAAAAATATAAACCTCATTAACTAATAAATACTTTAAATAACAAGTATAGACAAAAAAATAGAAATATTTGTTTATCAAACAGACTTTATGAAACTATAGCAAATTTAAAAAATAAAATAGCGGAAGAACATCAAATTTGATATCCTTCCGCTATTAAAATGAAACAAGCTTTACTATATTAAGGTAATTCTACATCACCTAATTCATTACCAAAAAAGGTATTATTTCCTAAATCTTCATATACTCCATCATTATTTCTAACTCTCAAGCCATAGCGTGCACTATTACTGACAGTAGAGTTGCCCATTTTCAGGAATCCACTTCCATTAATGTGTACATTTGCATTTCCGGCATTAGCAGAATTTCCACCACCATAAGAAATGTCTACATACTGAAATTCATTTGATGGGTTGTTTGAGTTATCAATTCTTATATAATCCCAGTAACCTTTTGCTTCCTGTTCTCCGGTTACCGTAATAATATTATCGGGATTACCAATCATACTAATAGAACCACTACTTGAAATATTTAATCTGGCTGAAGGCCCCATAAGTATAGTAGTACCGGGCTCTATAGTAAGCGCTGCACTCATGTTAGTAGTACCTTTAAGGTTTATCGGGCCGACAGTATTTTTTACCGTAAAGGGAACATCAATACTTGAACCACCCACCTCAATAGAATTATAAGTATTGTTGCCCACAAAATTATTACTACCATCAATACCGGATACTTGTCTCAGTGAAGCCAAGCTAATTGGGTGTAATTGGCAATTATCAATTTTATTATTTGAAAAATCATTTAACCTTCCATCAACCTGACGAATACGAATGCCATAACGGGCACTGTTTGTAACCTCAGAATGTTGCATAACCAATTGTGAGTTCCCTTGTAAAAATACAGCTGCATTTCCTGCATTGGCAGAATTCCCTCCTCCATTTCGAATTATTGTATGTATCAGCTTGTTATTGGGGTTATTTGAGTTATCAAAGCGTATGTAATCCCAATATCCCGGAGTAGGTGCTTCTCCATCAAAAACAATCGGCAAATCAGATGTACCAACTGCCGCAAGTGATCCGCCACTTCTAACATTAATTCTTGCACTGGCATTCATTCTAATTCGAACTCCCGGTTCAATAGTTACGGCAGCATCTAAATTCCATGTACCGGATACATAATAATCATATGCCGTTGCACTTTGAAATCGATTGTCCAATGTAAGCGGAACATCTTGTGTCCCTGATAATTCAATGGGCGTACCGGTGGTAGGTAGGTCATCTTCATCATCTTTTTGACATGATAAAAATAATACACTTAACAGTAATAATAAAATAGAAAAATTCTTCATGTTTTATGTTTTTAGTTTTAAAATCCAATGACAAAGGTACAATCTAATGAGTAAACTAAAAATACATTATTATCTATTTGTGATGAAAACAATTTTTATTCCTGCATAAACCATCTAAATTAGTTTATTAAATGCTTTATATTGTTTGTAAGTTTCAATAAAAAAGTGGGAACCTGTAAATTAACAAGCTCCCACTTTAAACTAAAAACATAAACCTTAAAACTAAGGCAAACTGATGTCACCTAATAAATTTCCCGTAAAAGTATTGTTTCCTTCATCTACAAAGTTTCCGTTTTGATTACGAACCTTAACTCCGTATTGCTCACTGTAATTAACAGAA
The sequence above is drawn from the Chitinophagaceae bacterium genome and encodes:
- a CDS encoding SDR family NAD(P)-dependent oxidoreductase, translating into MTKTAIVTGSSKGIGFKVTELFLKEGYKVAGWSRSKTKIDHKNFIHIDTDMGDEKSVLKALESSKAFLGDALSVLINNAGLGYFSKTEEMSSQQWLEMFNTNVHGIFYATKAAIPYMRKAGGGHIFNIASIAGLTGVQEGAGYSATKFAVRGFSESLFKEVRKDNIKVSCIYPGSVNTEFFRHVDSVKANDTMLWPEDVADMILYFINTPGNFLPVNIEIRPMAAKYN
- a CDS encoding pyruvate dehydrogenase complex E1 component subunit beta, which produces MKKVRLREAIREAMEEEMRRDELVFLMGEEVAEYNGAYKVSEGMLDEFGAKRIIDTPISELGFAGLGVGAAMNGLRPIVEFMTFNFAVLAFDQIVNSAAKMLAMTGGEFKCPIVFRGPSGSAGQLGAQHSQSFESWMANTPGLKVISISNPYDAKGLLKSAIRDEDPVIFMESEVMYSDTGEIPEEEYLIPIGKADIKQEGSDVTIVSFNKMVKVALDAAKELKKDGISAEVIDLRTIRPLDYETILKSVKKTNRIIVVEEAWPFGAVSTEIAYSVQRLAFDYMDAPLIRVNTADTPLHYAPTHVKAFLPDVEKVVKAVKEVMYIKK
- a CDS encoding T9SS C-terminal target domain-containing protein translates to MRFIFLIFIFFSIERIQAQIVIPFAAPSASEVFDFKEAGQVFAIDYKAAGQNIVWDFSTVVAVDDVSEVYLSSFSVPFQFYPAFTNPISPPISNIARENPAFDFPGPGFDIDDSYIFYHTSNDAFLDMGFAFLINSIPITARYDNPEVILEFPLTFSNQWSSESTADVDIPSLAYWQQQRESSSEVDAYGQLILPNNVSVEVLKVTTTVLVKDSIFNYVIGFPFSPPARLETSYRWYAESYNLPVFEVLTQSAQAGGNEQVTLVRYKEINVNNVNSPNDFIDHFYVHENIAHISLKNTNEKIKLNIYDVSGRKVKDYQVLNRSDYKIDLNSLQTSGVYYLHFQTKSGMQSVKSVFIP